A region from the Corylus avellana chromosome ca7, CavTom2PMs-1.0 genome encodes:
- the LOC132188632 gene encoding telomere repeat-binding protein 4 yields the protein MVFKKRLDHGFNGFQVPAIPRAPRSVRRRGLYKKTVEDSQICAFELLASIAGKLLQESESSASSNASEGNDQPSTSKDVKREQQDRDKPFMAGWTQGSCGDSSLASELASQNINLKCILKEFSHAESDDVLERNSIINNSDCSQKVSGDLKSVICKSKTDFGNYSSKAEGDYPHFGESCDANVKNEIQRQQEVEGLKTEGVNTFSSKEPMDSSLKSPAAIDSDSNVKLPLRQDPVPDACFSGHRNDIMLVSRDDDENLSRCFKPSTKIKASRPPPRIADRRIRKLLNSKYWKVAPKLKDCELSRSDGGLKPLYRKRKTFCSRERCQRDILFKRRKMFDQSSVVISDGGFSSESVSNSPEKGMTEDKTTSAAMLHGANKVSSSVMGHQAPFHSKDSHVKFSIKSFRVPDLYIDVPETATVGSLKRSVMEAVTAILGGGLHVGILLQGRKVRDDNRTLLQTGISCKDNLDSLGFTLEPSTVQTSPPMCSDDLPPLLTCDSSQLLTSSPGNPVLELRISDPLADSPPLTYSGNHIESNNDTVSSHIDTTDKTTSDSKALVALPAISMEALAVAPLNQKTRHSELVQRRTRRPFSVSEVEALVHAVEELGTGRWRDVKLRAFENADHRTYVDLKDKWKTLVHTARIAPQQRRGEPVPQELLDRVLAAHAYWSQHPAKQHGKHQAGTLKIMEATSK from the exons ATGGTGTTTAAGAAGAGGTTAGATCATGGATTTAATGGCTTCCAGGTCCCTGCTATACCTAGAGCTCCCAGATCTGTTCGA AGGAGGGGTCTGTATAAGAAGACAGTTGAGGATAGTCAAATCTGTGCATTTGAATTGCTGGCATCTATAGCTGGCAAGTTATTGCAGGAAAGCGAAAGTTCTGCTTCTAGTAATGCATCTGAAGGAAATGATCAGCCTTCCACTAGCAAAGATGTTAAACGGGAACAACAAGATAGGGATAAACCATTCATGGCAGGGTGGACTCAGGGAAGTTGTGGAGACAGTTCTTTGGCCTCTGAGCTGGCCTCACAAAACATCAATCTTAAGTGTATTCTGAAGGAATTTTCACATGCTGAAAGTGATGATGTTTTGGAACGCAATTCTATCATTAATAACTCTGACTGCTCACAGAAAGTCAGTGGGGATTTGAAATCTGTAATCTGCAAAAGCAAGACTGATTTTGGAAACTATTCTAGTAAAGCGGAGGGAGACTACCCTCATTTTGGGGAGTCTTGTGATGCTAATGTAAAGAATGAAATTCAAAGACAACAAGAGGTTGAGGGGTTGAAAACTGAAGGTGTTAATACATTTAGTTCAAAGGAGCCAATGGACTCCTCTCTAAAATCTCCTGCAGCGATTGACTCTGACAGTAATGTCAAGTTGCCATTGCGACAGGACCCTGTTCCTGATGCTTGTTTTTCCGGGCATAGGAATGATATTATGTTAGTTAGTAGAGATGATGACGAAAATTTATCTAGGTGCTTTAAACCTAGCACCAAAATAAAGGCTTCTAGGCCTCCACCACGAATTGCAGACCGAAGAATAAGGAAGTTGCTTAATTCCAAATACTGGAAAGTAGCTCCAAAATTGAAGGATTGTGAACTATCTAGATCTG ATGGGGGATTAAAACCTCTTTATCGCAAGAGGAAAACCTTTTGTAGCCGTGAAAGATGTCAGCGTGACATTCTCTTTAAGAGGAGGAAAATGTTTGACCAAAGCTCAGTAGTGATTTCTGATGGTGGGTTCAGTAGTGAAAGTGTTTCTAATTCACCCGAGAAAGGAATGACTGAAGATAAGACCACCTCTGCTGCAATGTTGCATGGAG CAAATAAGGTATCATCTTCAGTTATGGGTCATCAAGCACCCTTCCACTCCAAGGATTCTCACG TTAAGTTTAGCATTAAGTCCTTCAGGGTACCAGATCTTTATATTGATGTCCCAGAAACTGCCACTGTTGGTTCATTGAAG AGGTCCGTTATGGAAGCTGTAACTGCTATACTTGGAGGTGGATTACATGTTGGGATTCTTCTTCAAGGGAGGAAGGTTAGAGATGATAACAGAACTCTATTGCAGACAGGAATTTCTTGTAAAGACAATCTGGATTCCCTTGGTTTCACATTAGAGCCCAGTACAGTGCAAACTTCTCCACCTATGTGCTCTGATGATCTCCCTCCTCTGTTAACATGTGACTCATCTCAACTTTTAACCAG CTCCCCAGGAAATCCAGTTTTAGAATTGAGGATCTCTGATCCCTTAGCTGACTCTCCTCCACTGACCTATTCGGGTaaccacattgagagtaataaTGATACAGTTTCCTCCCATATTGACACAACTGACAAAACGACATCAGATTCCAAAGCGCTAGTTGCACTTCCAGCAATAAGCATGGAGGCACTGGCTGTGGCTCCCTTGAACCAAAAAACAAGGCATTCTGAACTTGTACAGCGTCGAACCAGAAGACCATTCTCTGTGTCAGAAGTAGAAGCATTGGTGCATGCAGTTGAGGAACTTGGAACTGGGAG GTGGCGTGATGTTAAATTGCGTGCTTTTGAGAATGCAGACCATCGAACTTATGTGGATTTGaag GACAAATGGAAAACATTGGTTCACACAGCAAGAATCGCCCCACAACAAAGAAGGGGAGAGCCTGTCCCCCAAGAGCTCTTGGACCGAGTCTTGGCTGCTCATGCTTACTGGTCTCAACACCCAGCTAAGCAACATGGAAAGCATCAGGCTGGAACCCTGAAGATCATGGAGGCCACAAGCAAATAG
- the LOC132188631 gene encoding scarecrow-like protein 14: MDQPFRGFYGSADGLEAGDETLLAISNQNLINGFKMDSNFLDQSYSRIPLLPPDPVPTYMELTSSLSPEGDSHEDCDFSDVVLSYINQILMEEDMEVRACMFQEAWLQATEKSLYEAALGERYAPTPYHGLPPYVDQNHETPDESRAWNHNDNSTTSSTNGNNLVDTGWSFSLDECSSSRIVSQSSYSSSLSTGNVVDGSVDSLVSTLRVPEIFCESESAMQFKRGFDEASKFLPNGNSLIVDFESNSLLFKELKEDAKEVVKVEGKYEGQHSSDGLRGKKNPHPEYMNLEGGRSNKQSAVYVESTVTSEMFDMVLLNCGKGDSPLWEGLQNGNVLQNGQSKGSSGGKARGKKKEGKKRDVVDLRSLLTLCAQAVAANDQRSTNELLKQIRQHSSPTGDGMQRMAHYFANGLEARIAGSGTQIYTALISRLTSAADVLKAYHLFLDACPFKKLANFFSNKTIMSLAEKATRLHIVEFGILYGFQWPSFIQRLSSMSGGPPKLRITGIDLPQPGFRPAERVEETGRRLAKYAETFNVPFEFRAIAQKWDTIQIEDLKLDSDDVLVVNCIFRLRNVLDETVVVESPRDIVLNLIKKMNPDVFILGTVNGAFSAPFFITRFREALFHYSTLFDMLETNVSREIEERLLIEKEIFGREAMNVIACEGLERIERPETYKQWQVRNLRAGFRPLPLNREIVNMSKDRVKSSYHKDFLIDEDGEWLLQGWKGRILYALSSWRPAS, translated from the coding sequence ATGGATCAACCTTTTAGAGGTTTCTATGGTTCTGCCGATGGATTAGAAGCAGGTGATGAGACCCTTTTGGCGATCTCGAATCAGAATCTTATTAACGGGTTCAAAATGGACAGTAACTTTCTTGATCAAAGCTATTCAAGAATTCCTCTCTTGCCACCTGATCCAGTCCCTACTTATATGGAACTGACTTCAAGTTTGAGCCCAGAGGGAGATTCCCATGAGGACTGTGATTTtagtgatgtagttttgagttacATAAACCAGATACTTATGGAGGAAGATATGGAAGTGAGGGCCTGCATGTTTCAGGAAGCTTGGCTTCAAGCCACCGAGAAATCATTGTATGAGGCCGCCCTTGGAGAGAGGTATGCTCCTACACCTTATCATGGCCTGCCACCTTATGTTGATCAAAACCATGAAACCCCAGATGAAAGTCGTGCTTGGAATCACAATGATAATTCTACTACTAGTAGTACTAATGGTAACAACTTAGTGGATACTGGGTGGAGTTTTTCTTTGGATGAATGCAGCTCATCACGTATTGTTTCTCAGTCGTCCTATAGCTCGTCACTCAGCACTGGTAATGTTGTAGATGGGTCTGTGGATTCTCTAGTCAGCACTCTTAGAGTTCCTGAAATATTTTGTGAGAGTGAGTCTGCTATGCAATTTAAAAGAGGGTTCGACGAAGCAAGCAAGTTTCTTCCCAATGGAAATAGTCTCATAGTTGATTTTGAGAGTAATAGTTTGTTATTTAAAGAGTTGAAGGAAGATGCTAAGGAGGTAGTGAAGGTAGAGGGGAAGTATGAGGGTCAGCACTCCTCAGATGGGTTGAGGGGAAAGAAGAATCCTCATCCTGAGTATATGAACTTAGAGGGAGGGAGGAGTAACAAGCAGTCAGCAGTCTATGTGGAATCAACTGTGACTTCAGAAATGTTTGATATGGTTTTATTAAACTGTGGAAAAGGCGATTCTCCTCTTTGGGAAGGTTTGCAAAATGGGAATGTGCTGCAGAATGGTCAGTCCAAAGGGTCCAGTGGTGGAAAGGCCCGtgggaagaagaaggaaggtAAAAAAAGGGATGTGGTGGATTTGAGAAGTCTCTTGACACTGTGTGCGCAGGCTGTTGCAGCCAATGACCAGAGGAGCACTAATGAGCTACTGAAGCAGATCAGACAACATTCTTCTCCCACGGGGGATGGGATGCAGAGAATGGCCCACTATTTTGCTAATGGTCTTGAGGCACGCATTGCTGGTTCTGGTACTCAGATCTATACTGCCCTCATTAGCAGGCTAACATCAGCTGCCGATGTCTTGAAGGCATACCATCTGTTTCTTGATGCATGTCCTTTTAAGAAGCTCGcaaatttcttttctaataAGACAATTATGAGTTTAGCTGAAAAAGCAACAAGACTCCACATTGTTGAATTTGGTATTCTTTATGGTTTCCAATGGCCTTCCTTCATACAACGTCTCTCATCTATGTCTGGTGGACCTCCTAAGCTTCGAATTACCGGGATTGATCTTCCCCAACCTGGTTTCCGACCAGCAGAAAGGGTTGAGGAGACAGGTCGCCGCTTAGCAAAATATGCAGAGACTTTTAATGTTCCATTTGAGTTCCGTGCGATAGCACAAAAGTGGGACACCATCCAAATTGAGGATCTCAAACTTGACAGTGACGACGTGCTAGTTGTGAACTGTATTTTCAGATTAAGAAATGTACTCGATGAGACGGTGGTGGTGGAGAGTCCAAGAGATATTGTTTTGAACCTGATTAAGAAGATGAATCCAGATGTTTTCATACTGGGAACCGTGAATGGGGCTTTTAGTGCACCCTTCTTTATCACACGATTCCGTGAGGCTCTCTTCCACTACTCTACTCTGTTTGATATGCTTGAGACTAATGTGAGCCGTGAGATTGAAGAAAGGCTGCTGATTGAGAAGGAAATATTTGGGCGAGAGGCAATGAATGTCATTGCATGTGAGGGCTTAGAGAGAATTGAGAGGCCAGAGACATACAAGCAGTGGCAGGTCCGGAATCTGAGGGCTGGGTTTAGGCCGCTCCCTTTGAACCGGGAGATTGTGAACATGTCAAAGGATAGGGTAAAGTCGTCTTACCATAAGGATTTTCTTATTGATGAAGATGGTGAGTGGCTGCTGCAAGGGTGGAAGGGACGAATTCTTTATGCACTCTCTTCTTGGAGGCCAGCTAGTTAG
- the LOC132187207 gene encoding uncharacterized protein LOC132187207 isoform X4, giving the protein MSGAGAPDFFYREAQRLGYVARSAFKLLQMQKQYKLITPGSSVLDLGCAPGAWLQVACQSLGPLKNGGVVVGIDIKKVKVPSLHCDARVKTVSADVMNLSKDKVRALSPQRGFSVILSDMCPLVSGITTRDAALSVELGMRALDLAVGGAALPNLGDKPDGPASDSDNNGVLKAGGHLVIKLLESEDVQEFSRICKPLFRKASWLRPKATRSSSRENYLICQGLQSQARM; this is encoded by the exons ATGAGTGGGGCAGGAGCACCAGATTTCTTCTACAGAGAGGCTCAACGCCTTGGCTATGTCGCACGCTCCGCCTTCAAG CTGCTTCAGATGCAGAAGCAGTACAAACTGATAACACCTGGTTCGTCCGTTCTCGACCTCGGCTGCGCCCCCGGTGCTTGGCTTCAG gTGGCTTGCCAGAGTTTGGGTCCGCTCAAAAATGGTGGGGTGGTTGTGGGCATTGATATCAAG AAGGTGAAGGTTCCTTCTCTTCACTGTGATGCAAGGGTTAAAACTGTTTCTGCTGATGTCATGAACCTCTCCAAAGACAAAGTTAGGGCACTCTCTCCTCAG AGAGGATTTTCTGTAATACTCTCAGATATGTGTCCCTTGGTTTCCGGAATCACAACAAGGGATGCAGCTTTATCAGTTGAGTTAGGAATGCGAGCACTTGATTTGGCTGTTGGTGGGGCTGCATTACCTAATCTGGGTGATAAACCGGATGGCCCAGCCTCTGATTCAGATAATAACGGTGTATTGAAAGCAGGAGGCCACCTTGTCATTAAGCTTTTGGAGAGTGAAGATGTGCAAG AATTCAGCCGGATATGCAAGCCACTCTTTAGAAAGGCATCCTGGCTGAGGCCTAAAGCTACAAGATCTTCATCCAGAGAGAATTATTTGATATGTCAAGGTTTGCAGTCACAAGCCAGGATGTAG
- the LOC132187207 gene encoding uncharacterized protein LOC132187207 isoform X2, translating to MSGAGAPDFFYREAQRLGYVARSAFKLLQMQKQYKLITPGSSVLDLGCAPGAWLQVACQSLGPLKNGGVVVGIDIKKVKVPSLHCDARVKTVSADVMNLSKDKVRALSPQRGFSVILSDMCPLVSGITTRDAALSVELGMRALDLAVGGAALPNLGDKPDGPASDSDNNGVLKAGGHLVIKLLESEDVQGWILFHRSKIIFSADLFAYFSFFLPFALQNSAGYASHSLERHPG from the exons ATGAGTGGGGCAGGAGCACCAGATTTCTTCTACAGAGAGGCTCAACGCCTTGGCTATGTCGCACGCTCCGCCTTCAAG CTGCTTCAGATGCAGAAGCAGTACAAACTGATAACACCTGGTTCGTCCGTTCTCGACCTCGGCTGCGCCCCCGGTGCTTGGCTTCAG gTGGCTTGCCAGAGTTTGGGTCCGCTCAAAAATGGTGGGGTGGTTGTGGGCATTGATATCAAG AAGGTGAAGGTTCCTTCTCTTCACTGTGATGCAAGGGTTAAAACTGTTTCTGCTGATGTCATGAACCTCTCCAAAGACAAAGTTAGGGCACTCTCTCCTCAG AGAGGATTTTCTGTAATACTCTCAGATATGTGTCCCTTGGTTTCCGGAATCACAACAAGGGATGCAGCTTTATCAGTTGAGTTAGGAATGCGAGCACTTGATTTGGCTGTTGGTGGGGCTGCATTACCTAATCTGGGTGATAAACCGGATGGCCCAGCCTCTGATTCAGATAATAACGGTGTATTGAAAGCAGGAGGCCACCTTGTCATTAAGCTTTTGGAGAGTGAAGATGTGCAAGGTTGGATTTTATTTCATAgatctaaaattattttttctgctgatttgtttgcatatttttctttctttttgccttTTGCTTTACAGAATTCAGCCGGATATGCAAGCCACTCTTTAGAAAGGCATCCTGGCTGA
- the LOC132187207 gene encoding uncharacterized protein LOC132187207 isoform X3, with the protein MSGAGAPDFFYREAQRLGYVARSAFKLLQMQKQYKLITPGSSVLDLGCAPGAWLQVACQSLGPLKNGGVVVGIDIKKVKVPSLHCDARVKTVSADVMNLSKDKVRALSPQQRGFSVILSDMCPLVSGITTRDAALSVELGMRALDLAVGGAALPNLGDKPDGPASDSDNNGVLKAGGHLVIKLLESEDVQEFSRICKPLFRKASWLRPKATRSSSRENYLICQGLQSQARM; encoded by the exons ATGAGTGGGGCAGGAGCACCAGATTTCTTCTACAGAGAGGCTCAACGCCTTGGCTATGTCGCACGCTCCGCCTTCAAG CTGCTTCAGATGCAGAAGCAGTACAAACTGATAACACCTGGTTCGTCCGTTCTCGACCTCGGCTGCGCCCCCGGTGCTTGGCTTCAG gTGGCTTGCCAGAGTTTGGGTCCGCTCAAAAATGGTGGGGTGGTTGTGGGCATTGATATCAAG AAGGTGAAGGTTCCTTCTCTTCACTGTGATGCAAGGGTTAAAACTGTTTCTGCTGATGTCATGAACCTCTCCAAAGACAAAGTTAGGGCACTCTCTCCTCAG CAGAGAGGATTTTCTGTAATACTCTCAGATATGTGTCCCTTGGTTTCCGGAATCACAACAAGGGATGCAGCTTTATCAGTTGAGTTAGGAATGCGAGCACTTGATTTGGCTGTTGGTGGGGCTGCATTACCTAATCTGGGTGATAAACCGGATGGCCCAGCCTCTGATTCAGATAATAACGGTGTATTGAAAGCAGGAGGCCACCTTGTCATTAAGCTTTTGGAGAGTGAAGATGTGCAAG AATTCAGCCGGATATGCAAGCCACTCTTTAGAAAGGCATCCTGGCTGAGGCCTAAAGCTACAAGATCTTCATCCAGAGAGAATTATTTGATATGTCAAGGTTTGCAGTCACAAGCCAGGATGTAG
- the LOC132187207 gene encoding uncharacterized protein LOC132187207 isoform X1, which yields MSGAGAPDFFYREAQRLGYVARSAFKLLQMQKQYKLITPGSSVLDLGCAPGAWLQVACQSLGPLKNGGVVVGIDIKKVKVPSLHCDARVKTVSADVMNLSKDKVRALSPQQRGFSVILSDMCPLVSGITTRDAALSVELGMRALDLAVGGAALPNLGDKPDGPASDSDNNGVLKAGGHLVIKLLESEDVQGWILFHRSKIIFSADLFAYFSFFLPFALQNSAGYASHSLERHPG from the exons ATGAGTGGGGCAGGAGCACCAGATTTCTTCTACAGAGAGGCTCAACGCCTTGGCTATGTCGCACGCTCCGCCTTCAAG CTGCTTCAGATGCAGAAGCAGTACAAACTGATAACACCTGGTTCGTCCGTTCTCGACCTCGGCTGCGCCCCCGGTGCTTGGCTTCAG gTGGCTTGCCAGAGTTTGGGTCCGCTCAAAAATGGTGGGGTGGTTGTGGGCATTGATATCAAG AAGGTGAAGGTTCCTTCTCTTCACTGTGATGCAAGGGTTAAAACTGTTTCTGCTGATGTCATGAACCTCTCCAAAGACAAAGTTAGGGCACTCTCTCCTCAG CAGAGAGGATTTTCTGTAATACTCTCAGATATGTGTCCCTTGGTTTCCGGAATCACAACAAGGGATGCAGCTTTATCAGTTGAGTTAGGAATGCGAGCACTTGATTTGGCTGTTGGTGGGGCTGCATTACCTAATCTGGGTGATAAACCGGATGGCCCAGCCTCTGATTCAGATAATAACGGTGTATTGAAAGCAGGAGGCCACCTTGTCATTAAGCTTTTGGAGAGTGAAGATGTGCAAGGTTGGATTTTATTTCATAgatctaaaattattttttctgctgatttgtttgcatatttttctttctttttgccttTTGCTTTACAGAATTCAGCCGGATATGCAAGCCACTCTTTAGAAAGGCATCCTGGCTGA
- the LOC132186306 gene encoding B-type cell cycle switch protein ccs52B, which translates to MDSPQPRKPGLNLPAGMSETSLRLETFSDSFRAVPNLGSPRTISNLSSPSKSSTCSDRFIPCRSSSRLHTFGLIEKASPAKEGGNEAYSRLLRMELFGSDFGSFSPAGPGSPMSPSKNMLRFKTESSGPSSPYSPSILGHDSGLSSETSTPPKPPRKVPKTPHKVLDAPSLQDDFYLNLVDWSSQNVLAVGLGTSVYLWSASNSKVTKLCDLGPQDGVCSVQWTREGSYISIGTSFGQVQVWDGTQCKKVRTMAGHQTRTGVLAWNSRILASGSRDRNILQHDLRVPSDFVSKLVGHKSEVCGLKWSNDDRELASGGNDNQLLVWNQHSQRPALRLIQHKAAVKAIAWSPHQSGLLASGGGTADRCIRFWNTTNGHQLNSVDTGSQVCNLAWSKNVNELVSTHGYSQNQIMVWKYPSLSKVATLTGHSMRVLYLAVSPDGQTIVTGAGDETLRFWNVFPSMKTTPIKDTGLWSLGRTYIR; encoded by the exons ATGGATTCTCCACAACCAAGAAAACCCGGGCTCAATCTCCCGGCTGGGATGTCCGAGACATCGCTGCGCCTAGAGACCTTTTCCGATTCTTTTCGTGCAGTGCCGAATCTGGGATCGCCTCGAACGATATCAAACTTGTCGTCGCCCTCGAAATCTTCCACGTGCAGTGACAGATTCATACCCTGCAGATCGTCATCGAGGCTTCACACTTTCGGGCTAATCGAGAAGGCGTCGCCAGCTAAAGAAGGGGGAAACGAGGCCTATTCGAGGTTGTTGAGAATGGAACTTTTCGGGTCTGATTTTGGGTCTTTTTCTCCTGCAGGTCCAGGGTCGCCGATGAGTCCTAGCAAGAATATGCTACGGTTCAAGACCGAGAGCTCGGGCCCGAGTTCACCCTACTCTCCATCGATTTTAGGGCATGATAGTGGGCTCTCTTCCGAGACTTCGACTCCTCCCAAGCCACCTCGCAAGGTCCCCAAGACTCCCCATAAG GTTCTAGATGCCCCATCACTTCAAGATGACTTTTACTTGAACCTAGTGGATTGGTCCTCTCAAAATGTCCTTGCAGTTGGATTAGGCACCTCTGTTTATCTGTGGAGTGCTTCAAACAGCAAA GTAACGAAGTTGTGTGACTTGGGACCCCAAGACGGCGTGTGCTCAGTACAATGGACCCGAGAGGGTTCATACATATCAATTGGTACAAGTTTTGGTCAAGTTCAG GTCTGGGATGGGACTCAGTGCAAGAAAGTTCGAACCATGGCAGGGCATCAAACAAGAACTGGAGTCCTGGCATGGAATTCACGAATCTTAGCTTCTGGAAGCAGGGACCGCAACATACTGCAACACGATCTTCGGGTTCCAAGTGACTTTGTTAGCAAGCTAGTTGGTCACAAGTCTGAG GTGTGTGGGTTAAAATGGTCCAATGATGACAGGGAACTTGCATCTGGTGGCAATGATAATCAG CTGCTGGTCTGGAACCAACATTCTCAGCGACCAGCTTTGAGACTGATACAGCACAAAGCTGCTGTCAAGGCCATTGCTTGGTCACCCCACCAAAGTGGCCTTCTTGCATCTGGAGGTGGAACAGCTGATCGATGTATTCGCTTCTGGAACACCACCAACGGCCACCAATTGAACAGTGTTGACACGGGGAGCCAG GTTTGCAATCTTGCATGGAGTAAAAATGTGAATGAACTAGTAAGCACTCATGGGTATTCCCAGAATCAAATTATGGTGTGGAAGTATCCATCACTGTCAAAG GTTGCAACTCTAACTGGACATAGCATGCGAGTACTCTACCTTGCAGTGTCACCTGATGGTCAG ACAATAGTTACTGGAGCGGGAGATGAAACTCTCAGATTTTGGAATGTCTTCCCATCCATGAAAACG ACACCAATTAAAGATACAGGTCTTTGGTCACTAGGACGAACCTATATACGATGA
- the LOC132186305 gene encoding actin-related protein 5 isoform X2, with protein MAELLFETYGVPSVAFGVDVAFSYKYNQRLGVCDKDGLAICPGFTTTHVIPFIDGEPVYNGSCRTNIGGYHITDYLKQLLSLKYPHHMARFTWEKAEDLKMEHCYIAPDYFSEAQLFQKGAKEAEDKTRCWQLPWIPPPAEEAPSEEEIARKAAIKEKQGQRLREMAEAKRSSRINELENELHDLGFLLQQLEQVEENDIPSFLSETGYVSKQEIEAALAKVTQSLRKAKGEPKGDQAEAEDKADLATSEKFPLINIPDDMLTPEQLKEKRRQLFLKTTSEGRQRAKQKRSESELERERKSQQDEEKRLENPELYLEQLRARYKDLSEKVEQRKRLKTNGNHTNGNNFSGGVGRGERLNAAQRERMRLLTTAAFDRGKGEDTFGARDEDWQLYKLMSKDNDHDDEGLDQDEAEVARISSRLQEIDPTFIPKPAELGTSQPVEVPRLRPLTKEDFQIILGVERFRCPEILFRPNWIGVDQSGLDEMAGVSIRRLPSVGQDVEERLTGSILMTGGSCLFPGISERLVAGIRMIRPCGSPIRVVRALDPVLDAWRGAAAYATASQFQTQTFSKADYYEKGEDWLRQYQLRYTL; from the exons ATGGCAGAGCTTCTTTTTGAGACTTATGGAGTTCCATCTGTAG CATTTGGTGTTGATGTTGCATTCAGCTATAAGTATAATCAACGACTTGGGGTTTGTGATAAAGATGGTCTTGCTATCTGCCCAGGATTTACCACAACTCATGTAATTCCG TTTATTGATGGGGAGCCTGTTTATAATGGAAGCTGCCGAACTAATATTGGTGGATACCACATCACTGATTACTTGAAGCAGCTTCTTTCACTTAAATACCCTCATCACAT GGCCAGGTTTACATGGGAGAAGGCTGAAGACCTAAAGATGGAGCATTGTTATATTGCACCGGATTATTTTTCAGAAGCTCAATTGTTTCAG AAAGGGGCCAAGGAAGCTGAAGATAAAACCAGGTGTTGGCAGCTTCCATGGATTCCACCGCCAGCTGAGGAGGCTCCTTCAGAAGAAGAGATTGCAAGAAAGGCAGCCATAAAGGAGAAACAAGGTCAACGGTTGCGAGAAATGGCCGAGGCAAAGAGGTCATCTAGGATAAATGAACTAGAAAATGAATTGCATGATTTGGGATTTCTTTTACAGCAGCTCGAACAAGTGGAAGAGAATGATATTCCATCTTTCCTGTCAGAGACTGGCTATGTCTCCAAGCAGGAAATTGAAGCTGCCCTTGCAAAAGTCACCCAATCTTTACGAAAAGCAAAAGGTGAACCAAAGGGTGACCAAGCTGAAGCTGAGGACAAGGCAGATCTTGCCACAAGTGAAAAGTTTCCTCTCATCAATATCCCTGACGACATGCTGACGCCAGAGCAG CTCAAGGAAAAGAGGAGGCAGTTGTTTCTTAAAACCACATCTGAAGGCCGGCAGCGAGCCAAACAAAAACGCTCTGAATCGGAATTAGAACGAGAAAGGAAAAGCCAACAAGATGAAGAAAAACGCTT AGAGAACCCAGAGCTTTATTTAGAGCAGTTGCGTGCTAGATATAAAGATCTTTCTGAGAAAGTTGAGCAGCGGAAACGACTTAAGACAAATGGGAACCATACAAATGGAAATAATTTTTCAGGAGGTGTCGGTCGTGGTGAGAGATTGAATGCAGCCCAGAGGGAAAGGATGCGCCTTTTAACTACAGCAGCCTTTGATCGAGGAAAGGGTGAGGATACTTTTGGTGCCAGGGATGAAGATTGGCAACTCTACAAATTGATGAGCAAAGATAATGATCATGATGACGAGGGACTCGATCAGGATGAAGCAGAAGTGGCTCGTATCTCTTCTAGGCTCCAG GAAATAGATCCAACATTCATTCCCAAGCCAGCAGAATTAGGAACCTCCCAACCTGTTGAAGTACCACGGCTTCGTCCTCTCACCAAGGAAGATTTCCAGATCATTCTTGGGGTTGAAAGGTTCCGATGCCCTGAAATTTTATTTCGCCCCAACTGGATAGGGGTGGATCAGTCAGGGTTAGATGAGATGGCTGGGGTCTCAATAAGGAGGTTGCCATCTGTGGGCCAAGATGTGGAGGAGAGACTGACCGGTTCAATACTTATGACTGGTGGGAGTTGTCTTTTCCCTGGTATTAGTGAGCGCTTGGTAGCTGGAATTCGGATGATTAGGCCATGTGGGTCACCTATAAGGGTGGTAAGAGCATTGGATCCAGTTCTTGACGCATGGCGTGGGGCTGCTGCTTATGCCACTGCTTcacaatttcaaacacaaaCTTTCAGTAAAGCGGATTATTATGAGAAGGGTGAAGATTGGCTTCGCCAATACCAATTGCGGTATACATTATAA